One Halovivax ruber XH-70 genomic region harbors:
- a CDS encoding phosphoglucomutase/phosphomannomutase family protein — MEQISFGTDGWRATLETFTAPRVRMVGQAVATYLREEGETAPVAIGYDARETSRGFAEELSRVLCANGFDVVLSARDCPTPVVAHTIVERELAGALVVTASHNPPEYNGVKFIPGDGAPALPAVMDAIADRLAEPEALPEAEHGTVEAVDLRESHAAAARDRLDAIAPGAVDSIADLSVAYDAMHGSGRGYTDRLLSEAGASVERLRCERDPDFGGTPPEPATANLQDLIEHVQRGDADLGIANDGDADRLAVVTPDRGLIDENLFFAALYDWLLTFDSGPAVRTVSTTYLVDRVAAAHDETVHEVPVGFKWVAQAMADHDALVGGEESGGFTVRGHVREKDGVFVALLAAAMHAAEPIDDRVNRLLEEHGTVVQDKRSVDCPDAEKARVIEALADEIPQSVAGEPVEDVNTADGFKLLLTDGSWLLVRPSGTEPVLRVYAEASDDERVDALLDEGTDLVARLV, encoded by the coding sequence ATGGAGCAGATCTCGTTCGGGACCGACGGCTGGCGGGCGACGCTGGAGACGTTCACCGCTCCGCGGGTCCGGATGGTCGGCCAGGCCGTCGCGACGTACCTGCGTGAGGAAGGCGAGACGGCCCCGGTGGCGATCGGCTACGACGCCCGGGAGACCTCGCGCGGCTTCGCCGAGGAGCTGTCGCGCGTCCTGTGTGCGAACGGATTCGACGTGGTGCTCTCGGCACGCGACTGTCCGACGCCGGTGGTCGCCCACACGATCGTCGAGCGCGAGCTGGCCGGGGCGCTCGTCGTCACGGCCTCGCACAACCCGCCCGAGTACAACGGCGTGAAGTTCATCCCTGGCGATGGCGCCCCCGCACTCCCCGCGGTGATGGATGCCATCGCCGACCGACTCGCCGAACCCGAGGCGCTGCCCGAGGCCGAGCACGGGACCGTCGAGGCGGTCGATCTTCGCGAGTCACACGCCGCGGCTGCCCGCGACCGACTCGATGCGATCGCCCCCGGGGCCGTCGATTCGATCGCCGACCTCAGCGTCGCGTACGACGCCATGCACGGCTCCGGGCGCGGATACACGGACCGGCTCCTGTCGGAAGCGGGCGCGTCCGTCGAGCGTCTGCGGTGTGAACGCGACCCCGACTTCGGTGGGACGCCGCCGGAACCCGCCACGGCAAACCTGCAGGACCTGATCGAGCACGTCCAGCGTGGTGACGCCGACCTCGGCATCGCCAACGACGGCGACGCGGATCGGCTGGCCGTCGTGACCCCTGACCGCGGGCTTATCGACGAGAACCTCTTCTTCGCGGCGCTGTACGACTGGCTCCTGACGTTCGATTCGGGGCCGGCCGTTCGGACCGTCTCGACCACGTACCTCGTCGATCGCGTCGCTGCAGCCCACGACGAGACCGTCCACGAGGTGCCGGTCGGGTTCAAGTGGGTCGCGCAGGCGATGGCCGACCACGACGCGCTGGTCGGCGGCGAGGAGTCGGGCGGATTCACCGTCCGCGGGCACGTCCGCGAGAAAGACGGCGTGTTCGTGGCGTTGCTCGCCGCGGCCATGCACGCCGCAGAGCCGATCGACGACCGGGTGAACCGCCTCCTCGAAGAGCACGGGACGGTGGTCCAGGACAAGCGCAGCGTCGACTGTCCCGACGCGGAGAAGGCGCGAGTCATCGAGGCGCTCGCCGACGAAATCCCCCAGTCGGTAGCCGGCGAGCCCGTCGAGGACGTCAACACGGCGGACGGGTTCAAACTCCTGCTCACGGACGGTTCGTGGTTGCTCGTGCGCCCCAGCGGGACCGAACCCGTGTTACGGGTGTACGCCGAGGCGAGCGACGACGAGCGTGTCGACGCCTTGCTCGACGAGGGAACCGACCTGGTCGCCCGACTGGTCTGA
- a CDS encoding NUDIX hydrolase: MSVTTDSRDRVRRVRSRLGETDDFRCVEVSWDVTAATYERERERFERRALGGAGVWLTRDDGAVLLARNEGDVGWANPGGKREAGETYAEAAKREVREETGVDCRLTGIREFHEVEHHPPDDSPPIVEAIVIFDGEYVDGTPRARPGEIAAVEWFTAPPERVAYEQVRTRPYPADSES, encoded by the coding sequence ATGTCAGTAACGACGGACAGCCGCGACCGCGTTCGGCGGGTGCGCTCCCGGTTAGGCGAGACGGACGATTTTCGGTGCGTCGAGGTGTCCTGGGACGTGACGGCAGCGACCTACGAACGGGAACGCGAGCGATTCGAGCGGCGAGCCCTCGGCGGGGCGGGGGTCTGGCTCACGCGAGACGACGGAGCGGTCCTCCTGGCTCGCAACGAGGGCGACGTCGGCTGGGCCAATCCCGGTGGCAAACGCGAAGCCGGCGAGACGTACGCGGAGGCGGCGAAACGCGAGGTCCGCGAGGAGACGGGCGTCGACTGCCGGCTCACCGGGATCCGGGAGTTCCACGAGGTCGAACACCACCCACCGGACGACTCGCCACCGATCGTCGAGGCGATCGTGATCTTCGACGGCGAGTACGTCGACGGCACGCCGCGGGCCCGTCCCGGCGAGATCGCCGCGGTCGAGTGGTTCACCGCACCGCCCGAGCGAGTTGCCTACGAGCAGGTTCGAACCAGACCGTATCCGGCCGATTCGGAATCGTGA
- a CDS encoding NUDIX domain-containing protein — MDEYGYVVNVDGAVVREDEYLLIERGADEEHAAGELAFPGGKLETPPGTDDAIAKTARRELREEVGIEVGAVTYVCSSTFTADDGTQCLNVVTLCEHTGGVAQVCESAEVETVHWLSPEELRNRSDVQSYLVEYVEAVELARGQ; from the coding sequence ATGGACGAGTACGGATACGTTGTGAACGTCGATGGAGCGGTCGTCCGCGAGGACGAGTACCTCCTCATCGAACGCGGTGCTGACGAAGAACATGCGGCGGGCGAACTGGCGTTTCCCGGCGGGAAACTCGAGACGCCACCGGGGACCGACGACGCGATCGCGAAAACGGCCCGCAGGGAACTTCGCGAGGAAGTCGGGATCGAGGTGGGTGCGGTAACGTACGTCTGCAGTTCCACGTTCACGGCCGACGACGGGACTCAGTGTTTGAACGTCGTCACGCTGTGCGAACATACCGGTGGCGTCGCGCAGGTTTGCGAATCGGCCGAAGTCGAGACGGTCCACTGGCTTTCACCCGAAGAACTCCGTAACCGGTCAGACGTACAATCGTACCTCGTCGAGTACGTCGAAGCGGTCGAGTTGGCCAGAGGACAATAA
- a CDS encoding GNAT family N-acetyltransferase: protein MIGVAEPSVPATIRPATPDESLSVRRILDAAMLEFTSLDPRIAADDVLVATDGAGTVRGAIVLKPEPIATGREPDSVPTNPRERGAHVDAIAVRTSHRGRGIGEALVEAAIEREGRLTAHFDGAVRPFYEALGFDIVRMGDDRYAGVRER, encoded by the coding sequence GTGATCGGCGTGGCCGAGCCGTCAGTCCCCGCCACGATTCGGCCAGCCACACCCGACGAGTCGCTTTCCGTTCGACGGATTCTCGACGCCGCGATGCTCGAGTTCACCTCCCTCGACCCGCGAATCGCCGCTGACGACGTTCTCGTCGCGACCGACGGCGCCGGAACGGTCCGCGGGGCGATCGTCCTGAAACCGGAGCCGATCGCCACGGGCCGAGAGCCGGATTCGGTGCCAACCAACCCGCGTGAACGCGGCGCCCACGTCGACGCGATCGCGGTCAGGACCAGCCATCGTGGCCGGGGAATCGGCGAGGCACTCGTCGAGGCGGCGATCGAACGTGAGGGTCGCCTGACCGCTCACTTCGACGGCGCCGTTCGACCGTTCTACGAGGCGCTCGGATTCGACATCGTTCGGATGGGTGACGATCGGTACGCAGGCGTCCGCGAGCGGTGA
- the samp2 gene encoding ubiquitin-like small modifier protein SAMP2 encodes MRVTVDVKGEETHEVDLETAEGTSAAGSSPPTYAELLAAIDYSPHEVSVLVDGHPVPEDQPVETDEVTVLRLIKGG; translated from the coding sequence ATGCGCGTGACCGTCGACGTCAAGGGCGAGGAGACGCACGAGGTCGACCTCGAGACGGCCGAGGGCACATCGGCCGCCGGGTCGTCACCCCCGACGTACGCGGAACTCCTCGCAGCCATCGACTACAGCCCCCACGAGGTGAGCGTCCTCGTCGACGGCCACCCGGTCCCCGAGGACCAGCCCGTCGAGACCGACGAGGTGACCGTCCTCCGGCTCATCAAGGGCGGGTGA